A part of Larkinella insperata genomic DNA contains:
- a CDS encoding DUF3987 domain-containing protein, giving the protein MRVYQPFGERDPKPNPVNPSAYASVLAEDDLETEAIKRRKGHVFPLDVFPEHIKPLIAVLVDKMQGERAFIGMSLLQAASTAIGSALRARMGDWEVCLSMWGCSVGISSSGKSMIQGVLLRPLNKIQDDYNEQYFDKLKEQEREYAIKVKSKKNPLKEDEPDAVEETFFFGSNSEPVKQKVVMFEDITFEALIKDVLQHNYKGVTRYADELLKWIDDMDRYKTGKSEASFWTASWSPSSSFTMRRAGGKLTYIRKHHLVASVMGSTQPDVIYRFYEQNRLATGYIFRMLWAFAETDRVISPDLSYRIPEELLEGYNRMIQRMYHELPMNYETDEPHVSKVSRPGILRFQEWQDKHTMAINRMDNLTDKNVKAGIFGKIKEYGLRIALILKVMDMCHSHPKLKPDTIEDEYIYRALKVCDYFMHSGYEAYQTAKSKVLIPPNVLEFAALLKGFQYNQKALADHLGITKQSVNEKLKRYMDKYPAAFQAKNS; this is encoded by the coding sequence ATGAGAGTGTATCAACCTTTTGGTGAGCGAGATCCAAAACCTAACCCGGTTAACCCCAGCGCCTACGCGTCGGTACTGGCTGAAGATGATCTGGAAACAGAAGCCATTAAACGGCGCAAAGGCCACGTTTTCCCCCTCGATGTCTTTCCCGAACACATCAAACCCTTAATCGCCGTCCTGGTCGATAAAATGCAGGGTGAGCGGGCCTTTATCGGCATGTCGCTGTTGCAGGCTGCCAGCACCGCGATTGGCTCGGCCCTTCGTGCCCGGATGGGTGACTGGGAGGTTTGTCTTTCGATGTGGGGTTGCTCGGTGGGGATCAGCTCCTCGGGAAAGTCGATGATCCAGGGCGTTTTACTTCGCCCCCTCAACAAGATCCAGGACGATTACAACGAGCAGTACTTCGACAAGCTCAAGGAACAGGAACGGGAATATGCCATCAAGGTGAAGTCTAAGAAAAATCCGCTTAAGGAAGACGAACCCGACGCTGTTGAAGAGACCTTTTTCTTTGGCAGTAATAGCGAGCCAGTCAAACAGAAAGTGGTCATGTTCGAGGATATCACCTTCGAGGCCCTGATTAAGGACGTGCTGCAGCACAATTACAAGGGCGTAACCCGCTACGCTGATGAGCTGCTGAAGTGGATCGATGACATGGACCGTTACAAAACCGGGAAATCGGAGGCCTCCTTTTGGACAGCAAGCTGGTCACCCTCCTCCTCTTTCACGATGCGCCGGGCCGGCGGGAAACTGACGTATATCCGTAAGCACCACCTGGTGGCCAGCGTAATGGGATCAACGCAGCCCGATGTAATCTACCGCTTTTACGAGCAGAACCGCCTGGCGACCGGCTACATTTTCAGGATGCTGTGGGCGTTTGCCGAAACCGATCGGGTAATTTCTCCGGACTTGTCCTATCGCATCCCGGAGGAGCTGCTGGAGGGCTATAACCGGATGATCCAACGGATGTACCACGAGCTGCCGATGAACTACGAGACCGACGAGCCGCACGTGTCCAAGGTCAGCCGACCGGGCATTCTACGGTTTCAGGAATGGCAGGACAAACACACGATGGCCATCAACCGGATGGATAACCTCACCGATAAGAACGTCAAAGCCGGGATCTTCGGGAAGATCAAAGAATACGGCCTGCGCATTGCCCTGATTCTGAAAGTGATGGATATGTGCCACAGCCACCCTAAACTAAAACCCGACACGATCGAGGACGAGTACATCTACCGGGCGCTGAAGGTTTGCGACTACTTTATGCACTCTGGTTATGAAGCCTACCAGACGGCCAAAAGCAAGGTCTTGATTCCGCCCAACGTGTTGGAGTTTGCCGCCCTGTTGAAGGGTTTCCAGTACAACCAGAAAGCTCTGGCCGATCACCTGGGCATTACCAAGCAGTCGGTTAACGAAAAGCTCAAGCGGTATATGGATAAGTATCCGGCCGCTTTCCAAGCTAAAAATTCATAG
- a CDS encoding S49 family peptidase produces MNDRFSIALSELTSGPWLIDAQAGQLAFQTLLEHGAPVDSVARPADRKMGFVPLEAIELPEEMMATLSLSETPQGAGILVLEYEGLLYNHTSRWIEAELKWAGRIPEILAVVLKVNGPGGLEHAAYRVGDAIDNLDKPVVFYCDHGVAGSAWYLVAIHCAQIIASRPTDEIGSIGVYTSFRDNSAQLQAMGIKEEDIYADQSKEKNYEYRQAKKGNFKPMQALMTRKAQRFIDDVTSRRPGVKATDAGDPTAGGLFTADIALEMGLINSIGNLSDLMATTLTLLADSSPSTNPPSDSMFGYLKLAALMAVKGVTAEQITPEQIDAINAELTAAGFTGLAVVSQAQFDAAVASSNQLTPVQTQLTAATKELATLRSQVSTLTTEKTQLAAKVAELGEQPGETPSNPTRTTTETIPSTEGQLTAEQVVAGLAHNKSLDNNPLFPY; encoded by the coding sequence ATGAATGACCGTTTTTCGATCGCGCTTTCTGAATTAACATCCGGCCCCTGGCTCATCGACGCCCAGGCTGGACAATTGGCGTTTCAGACGCTTCTGGAGCACGGTGCACCGGTTGACTCTGTGGCCCGGCCAGCCGACCGGAAAATGGGCTTTGTACCCCTGGAAGCAATCGAGCTGCCGGAGGAAATGATGGCCACGCTCAGTTTAAGCGAAACGCCCCAGGGTGCCGGCATTTTGGTACTGGAGTACGAAGGGCTGCTGTATAATCACACGTCCCGCTGGATCGAGGCTGAACTGAAATGGGCCGGCCGTATTCCTGAAATCCTGGCCGTCGTCTTAAAAGTAAACGGCCCCGGCGGCCTGGAGCACGCAGCCTACCGGGTGGGCGATGCGATTGACAACCTGGACAAACCGGTTGTCTTTTACTGCGACCATGGTGTGGCGGGTTCTGCCTGGTACCTGGTGGCGATCCACTGCGCCCAGATTATTGCTTCCCGGCCGACTGACGAAATCGGCTCCATTGGTGTTTACACCTCCTTCCGCGATAACAGCGCCCAACTGCAGGCGATGGGCATTAAGGAAGAGGACATTTACGCCGACCAATCCAAAGAGAAAAATTACGAATACCGCCAGGCCAAGAAGGGCAACTTCAAGCCGATGCAGGCCCTGATGACCCGCAAGGCTCAGCGGTTTATCGATGATGTTACTAGCCGCCGTCCTGGGGTGAAAGCCACGGACGCCGGCGACCCCACAGCCGGCGGTCTCTTCACCGCCGACATCGCTCTGGAAATGGGCCTGATCAATTCGATCGGCAACCTCAGCGACTTAATGGCCACTACGCTCACCCTGCTGGCCGATTCTTCTCCCTCAACCAATCCCCCCTCCGATTCCATGTTTGGATACCTGAAGCTGGCCGCCCTGATGGCGGTCAAGGGTGTAACTGCTGAACAGATTACGCCCGAACAAATCGACGCTATCAATGCCGAGCTGACGGCTGCTGGCTTTACTGGACTGGCCGTTGTCAGTCAGGCACAATTCGACGCTGCCGTCGCCTCCTCCAACCAACTCACGCCGGTTCAAACGCAGCTCACGGCCGCGACGAAAGAGCTGGCCACGTTGCGTAGCCAGGTCTCCACGCTGACGACCGAAAAAACGCAATTAGCGGCCAAAGTGGCCGAACTCGGTGAGCAGCCAGGCGAAACGCCCAGCAACCCCACCCGCACCACAACGGAAACCATTCCGAGCACCGAAGGCCAGCTCACGGCCGAACAAGTGGTTGCTGGCCTGGCTCACAACAAATCCCTGGACAACAACCCACTTTTCCCCTACTAA
- a CDS encoding DNA adenine methylase, producing the protein MILTRMGNKRAIAARIQSYFPEHDLYLEPFFGAGGMFFSKPKVKYNVVNDADEEVYNLFHVVQHQLAELEAFWRMAPQHDKLFQHWKTHSETDPVLKAARFLYLSNYGFMGRPTSMKMGIDNTKFTTYNRLPACAQALEDVIFASTDFRKFFKQFALPARLTRAFCYADPPYLDTDNTYAGGKRSTWTKQDLVDLLDALESRQIPFAMSEFDHPFVLAEASRRGLFVHEIGERRNLSNRRMEILLTNYEKRE; encoded by the coding sequence ATGATTTTAACACGCATGGGGAACAAACGGGCCATTGCGGCCAGGATTCAATCCTATTTCCCCGAACACGACCTATACCTCGAACCGTTTTTCGGTGCCGGCGGTATGTTTTTTTCCAAACCCAAGGTAAAGTACAATGTTGTCAACGACGCCGATGAGGAGGTTTATAACCTGTTTCACGTTGTGCAGCACCAACTGGCCGAGCTGGAGGCTTTCTGGCGCATGGCCCCCCAACACGACAAACTTTTCCAGCACTGGAAAACCCATTCGGAAACCGACCCCGTACTGAAAGCCGCCCGGTTTCTCTACCTCAGCAATTACGGCTTTATGGGTAGGCCCACCAGCATGAAGATGGGCATCGACAACACGAAATTCACGACGTACAACCGTTTACCAGCGTGCGCCCAGGCCCTGGAAGATGTCATCTTTGCCTCGACCGACTTCCGTAAATTCTTCAAACAATTTGCCCTCCCGGCCCGACTCACCCGGGCGTTTTGCTACGCTGATCCCCCGTATCTCGATACCGACAACACCTACGCCGGCGGTAAGCGCTCGACCTGGACCAAACAGGACCTGGTCGATCTGCTCGATGCCCTGGAGTCGCGCCAGATCCCGTTCGCCATGTCTGAATTTGATCACCCCTTTGTCTTGGCTGAAGCCAGCCGGCGGGGGCTATTTGTGCATGAAATCGGAGAACGGCGCAACCTCAGCAACCGCCGGATGGAAATCCTGCTAACCAACTATGAAAAGCGAGAATGA
- a CDS encoding N-acetylmuramoyl-L-alanine amidase, with translation MRTITHIVVHCTATNPNATVASILRYWKTVLGWKYPGYHHIIKADGTVEHLLSEELVSNGVAGHNAHSVHLSYVGGIDAQGNPHDTRTLDQQLVMLSMLRKLKAKYPKATICGHRDFPGVKKACPSFDVRAWLKEEAPELL, from the coding sequence ATGAGAACCATCACCCACATCGTCGTGCACTGCACGGCGACCAATCCCAATGCCACCGTCGCCTCGATCCTTCGGTACTGGAAAACCGTGCTGGGTTGGAAATATCCCGGTTACCATCACATCATTAAGGCGGACGGCACCGTCGAGCACCTGTTGTCCGAGGAACTGGTCTCAAATGGTGTGGCGGGTCACAATGCGCACTCTGTGCACCTTTCCTACGTGGGCGGCATCGACGCCCAGGGCAATCCCCACGACACGCGCACACTTGATCAGCAACTTGTGATGCTGAGCATGCTGAGGAAACTCAAAGCCAAATATCCCAAAGCGACCATCTGTGGCCACCGGGATTTTCCTGGCGTGAAAAAAGCCTGCCCCTCCTTCGACGTTCGGGCCTGGCTGAAAGAAGAAGCCCCCGAACTACTCTAA
- a CDS encoding patatin-like phospholipase family protein, which produces MKFADYHLLGFQFSEEETNYAYIGSGGGFKGSFTQGIRDVYLENGIVPAAEFGISVNALDGAMQAMNKRAVNRQLWKAIEESGPASITVPLLLKADMKSPDMGAIREALLPESLTTILFRLATPKGKKRLGEDIKKRFAKIKSVASNKPLLDLLAQHVRIKDFVRPFYCGAVSLTDGKYYLLGPEDFDDDYELAKFICASATMPIVWEPIASVRLKDGRILTNLVDGGLWDNSPLSAYIDFVNSRPKSEKWHAIIANCGCGFTGTVGTDLNIAQIATRSLLDVALAAIFEGDVARFLQVNHLVKQSPVELLSENGKPYRHFDYTLIQPMADELGDTLDTSPEILQKRYAYGREYALDAIIK; this is translated from the coding sequence ATGAAGTTTGCCGACTATCATCTGTTAGGGTTCCAGTTCTCCGAGGAGGAAACGAATTACGCTTACATCGGTTCGGGTGGTGGGTTCAAAGGCTCATTTACCCAGGGTATCCGGGATGTTTACCTGGAGAACGGTATCGTGCCGGCCGCTGAATTCGGGATCTCCGTCAACGCCCTGGATGGCGCCATGCAGGCCATGAACAAACGGGCGGTCAATCGCCAGCTCTGGAAAGCCATCGAAGAGTCTGGCCCGGCCAGCATCACCGTGCCCCTGCTGCTGAAAGCGGATATGAAGTCGCCAGACATGGGTGCGATCCGGGAAGCACTTTTGCCCGAGTCGCTGACCACCATTCTGTTCCGGCTAGCTACTCCAAAGGGTAAAAAGCGACTGGGCGAAGACATCAAAAAGCGCTTCGCTAAGATCAAATCCGTGGCCTCCAACAAACCACTTTTGGATCTGCTTGCTCAGCACGTGCGGATTAAAGATTTCGTCCGGCCATTTTACTGCGGGGCCGTCTCGTTAACGGACGGAAAATACTACCTGCTGGGTCCGGAAGATTTCGACGATGACTACGAGCTGGCCAAGTTTATCTGCGCCAGTGCGACAATGCCCATCGTCTGGGAACCGATCGCTTCCGTCCGCTTAAAAGACGGCCGCATCCTGACCAACCTGGTCGACGGTGGTCTGTGGGATAACTCTCCGTTGTCGGCTTACATTGATTTTGTGAACAGCCGGCCCAAGTCGGAAAAATGGCACGCCATCATCGCTAATTGCGGATGCGGCTTTACGGGCACCGTAGGCACCGATCTGAACATCGCCCAGATTGCCACCCGATCGCTGCTCGATGTTGCCCTAGCGGCCATTTTTGAGGGCGACGTGGCCCGATTCCTCCAGGTCAATCACCTGGTGAAACAATCCCCGGTCGAGCTGCTCTCTGAAAACGGTAAACCCTACCGGCATTTTGATTACACGCTGATTCAGCCAATGGCCGACGAGCTGGGCGACACGCTGGACACGTCGCCGGAAATCCTCCAAAAGCGGTACGCCTACGGCCGCGAATACGCCCTGGACGCCATCATCAAATGA
- a CDS encoding DUF6712 family protein translates to MKLLISDAQSLKKVVPVNADLTFSEIEPYIHSAQLFVARFTGELLIANLADVVANGNELNAQQQALLDRLARPVGNLAGLKYANVKTGQLTDTGVMRTAGAGQADAFEWQVERMASQLNAEAWDGLEDLLRFLEDKKEDYPDYLASDQYQYQSGLLIKDAQTFSKHYFIADSRLTYWSLQSCLVKAEDRVKRLLGSRFNYLSSGGELSTNQKEQLRLAQDAIAYLTMVRAVQERIVNITDQGVQVNSIANYIRQQRPASTEQIKMMLEYLNTQVSETLADLSELLPPPTDPPKSNGGVRGDAIVSFF, encoded by the coding sequence ATGAAGCTGCTGATAAGTGATGCCCAAAGCCTTAAAAAAGTGGTGCCCGTCAATGCTGATCTGACCTTCAGCGAGATCGAGCCGTACATCCACAGCGCCCAGCTCTTTGTGGCCCGGTTCACCGGGGAGCTGCTGATTGCCAACCTGGCGGATGTGGTGGCGAATGGTAATGAATTGAACGCACAACAGCAGGCCCTGCTCGACCGGCTGGCCCGGCCGGTCGGCAACCTGGCTGGTTTAAAATACGCCAACGTCAAAACGGGCCAGCTCACCGATACGGGCGTGATGCGCACGGCCGGCGCGGGCCAGGCCGACGCCTTCGAGTGGCAAGTGGAGCGCATGGCCAGCCAGCTCAACGCCGAAGCCTGGGACGGTCTGGAAGATCTGCTTCGTTTTCTGGAAGATAAAAAGGAGGATTATCCGGACTACCTGGCGTCGGATCAGTACCAGTATCAGTCCGGCCTACTGATCAAAGATGCTCAGACCTTCTCAAAGCACTATTTTATTGCCGACAGCCGCTTAACGTACTGGTCCCTGCAGTCTTGCCTGGTTAAAGCCGAAGACCGCGTAAAACGGCTTTTAGGCAGTCGTTTCAATTACCTGTCCAGTGGAGGTGAACTTTCCACCAACCAAAAGGAGCAGCTCCGTCTGGCTCAGGACGCGATCGCTTATCTGACGATGGTCCGGGCGGTGCAGGAACGCATCGTTAACATCACCGATCAGGGCGTGCAGGTCAACTCCATTGCCAACTACATCCGCCAGCAGCGCCCGGCCTCGACCGAGCAGATCAAAATGATGCTGGAGTATTTAAACACCCAGGTTTCTGAAACCCTGGCCGACCTTTCCGAACTGCTCCCCCCGCCTACTGATCCGCCCAAATCCAACGGGGGCGTGCGCGGGGATGCCATTGTCTCCTTCTTCTGA
- a CDS encoding NHL domain-containing protein encodes MLATDANLSNPEGITTDAQGNLYIADGNSNRIRRVDKEGIISTLAGNGVYAYGGDGGPATEASLALPEGLAVDPQGNVYIADPVNYRIRKVVVPTTPLTVVSFSLMNAETNQEIKLLKAGEVVNLATLPTNKLNIRANTWPYVVGSVVLKLSGDQSRTQTENQSPYALFGDDDRNYRPWTPTVGSYSLTATAYSGAGATGGAGQPLTLAFSFVDQPTLMSFSLIDADTDEEIIQLRSTDELNLYWVGEQKFNIRANTGLSAVGSVVMQLSGPQNRRQTENQAPYALFGDAEGNYNPWLPKVGNYTLTGTIYSEPDGQGVAATPLTINLKVVNYHPESRLGTEGTAKVEELQIRSFPNPFTESFRLKVTGKRPRNLPVVIYDGYGRTVQQLENIQDDQLFSLGSGYTPGLYVVKVGEGKLARRFKMVKRP; translated from the coding sequence ATGCTGGCTACTGATGCCAACCTGTCTAATCCGGAGGGCATCACCACCGATGCTCAGGGTAACCTCTACATTGCCGACGGCAATTCCAACCGCATTCGCCGGGTCGATAAAGAGGGGATCATCAGCACACTGGCGGGCAACGGCGTTTATGCCTACGGGGGCGATGGCGGACCGGCCACGGAGGCTAGCCTGGCGCTGCCTGAAGGGTTGGCCGTCGATCCCCAGGGAAATGTCTACATTGCCGATCCGGTCAATTACCGCATTCGTAAAGTGGTGGTGCCAACCACTCCGCTGACGGTGGTCAGCTTTAGTTTAATGAATGCCGAAACCAATCAGGAAATTAAGCTACTTAAGGCGGGGGAGGTGGTCAATCTGGCGACCTTGCCCACTAATAAGCTCAATATACGGGCCAATACCTGGCCCTATGTGGTTGGGTCGGTGGTTTTGAAGCTGAGCGGAGACCAAAGCCGTACTCAGACAGAGAATCAGTCTCCCTATGCTCTGTTTGGGGATGACGATAGAAACTACCGACCCTGGACACCTACCGTGGGCAGCTATAGCCTGACGGCAACGGCTTACAGCGGGGCAGGAGCCACCGGTGGTGCCGGACAACCGCTAACGCTGGCCTTTTCATTCGTTGATCAACCGACGCTGATGAGCTTCAGCCTGATTGACGCCGACACCGACGAGGAAATCATTCAACTCCGGTCCACGGATGAGCTTAACCTGTATTGGGTGGGCGAGCAGAAATTCAACATCCGGGCCAACACGGGGCTATCTGCGGTTGGGTCGGTCGTCATGCAGCTGAGCGGACCGCAAAACCGGAGGCAGACGGAAAACCAGGCCCCCTACGCGCTGTTTGGGGATGCCGAAGGAAATTACAATCCCTGGCTGCCCAAGGTTGGTAATTATACGCTGACCGGCACCATTTATTCTGAACCCGATGGCCAGGGTGTTGCTGCTACACCCTTGACGATTAATCTCAAGGTGGTCAATTATCATCCCGAAAGCCGCCTGGGTACAGAGGGCACTGCCAAGGTTGAGGAGTTGCAGATTCGTAGTTTTCCCAACCCCTTCACGGAATCTTTCCGCTTAAAGGTAACGGGCAAAAGGCCCCGGAATCTTCCGGTGGTTATTTATGATGGGTATGGCCGGACGGTTCAGCAACTGGAAAATATCCAGGACGACCAACTCTTCTCGCTGGGCAGCGGCTACACCCCCGGTTTGTATGTCGTCAAAGTGGGAGAGGGTAAACTAGCTCGCCGGTTTAAAATGGTGAAAAGACCGTAA
- a CDS encoding T9SS type A sorting domain-containing protein — protein MKHFFTLWLLLVVASFSASAQIPYSSPASFTTAGVYNVRIPFEGFSEYESYLVTITAKGADGGGQVGEYNHKGGNGATVQTTFRIRAQPEGQFTIVVGQAGGTWYSYGGGGGGSAVSVEEYSGRRSLLVVAGGGGGGSGEFAGGGGQGLGPSSGGRGGSYDTPEDSEGGGGGGGLDGPGRMGDYSPRPHEGRPWLAGGGGGQARIEEISAGGYSYENRANGGAGFGGGGGSGLSGTSGGGGGGGYGGGQGGGLNNSTQPPNTSHGGYSYVNPLATMTTITPGSTSGTQYQDGSVTIAFYKLEPTAITNFDIINADTDQAITPLEEEGTEGKEVNLAAFSTRKLNIRANFKTTPPGSVVFELSGQQSRTHIENSAPFALFEDNNGDFKNWTPEPGSYTLIATPYSGPNGTGTAGATYKVSFTVIDLISIKDFSLVEALWGSTLRTMSDGSVLDLASTSYPIYNIRANTIPNAGVSSIGSVVFQLSGAQTLTQIENEAPYALFKDDDGDYRPWTPKVGSYTLTATPYSGPNGTGKAHVSKTINFQVIRSSPAARQAADAESESGSVRIFPNPFTDSFTIEPTGVRSGPQAVELYDLLGRRVWQGVTTGDKQVVPVGSQLSTGTYVLRVGGGEKAETIKVVKAP, from the coding sequence ATGAAACACTTCTTTACTCTTTGGCTGCTCTTGGTTGTGGCCAGCTTCTCTGCAAGCGCTCAGATTCCTTATTCCTCGCCAGCAAGCTTCACTACGGCAGGAGTTTATAATGTGCGCATTCCATTTGAAGGCTTTTCCGAATATGAATCCTACCTGGTCACCATTACCGCCAAGGGAGCCGATGGGGGCGGGCAGGTGGGAGAGTACAACCACAAAGGAGGCAATGGGGCAACGGTTCAGACCACCTTTCGAATACGAGCTCAACCCGAAGGACAATTTACCATCGTTGTAGGCCAGGCCGGAGGCACCTGGTATTCGTATGGTGGTGGCGGTGGTGGGTCGGCCGTCAGCGTGGAGGAATACTCTGGTAGACGCTCCTTATTGGTGGTCGCCGGTGGTGGCGGTGGCGGTAGCGGTGAATTTGCCGGTGGCGGTGGCCAAGGTCTGGGCCCGTCCAGCGGAGGTCGGGGTGGCTCCTATGATACTCCAGAAGATTCAGAAGGGGGTGGTGGCGGTGGCGGTCTGGATGGACCGGGTCGGATGGGTGATTATTCACCAAGACCTCATGAAGGGCGGCCCTGGCTAGCGGGCGGTGGGGGCGGACAGGCCCGTATTGAGGAAATTAGTGCCGGAGGATACAGCTATGAAAATAGAGCGAATGGAGGTGCAGGCTTCGGCGGTGGGGGCGGCAGCGGTTTAAGTGGCACTTCCGGCGGTGGCGGAGGTGGTGGCTACGGTGGTGGCCAGGGTGGTGGCCTCAATAATAGCACACAACCGCCCAACACTAGCCATGGGGGCTACTCTTACGTTAACCCATTGGCCACGATGACAACCATCACTCCGGGTAGCACGAGCGGCACGCAGTACCAGGATGGCTCGGTGACCATCGCCTTTTACAAACTAGAGCCGACGGCGATTACGAACTTCGATATTATCAACGCTGACACCGACCAGGCGATTACGCCCCTGGAGGAGGAAGGCACGGAAGGCAAAGAGGTTAATCTGGCAGCTTTTTCGACCCGAAAACTTAACATCCGGGCTAATTTTAAAACCACGCCCCCTGGTTCAGTGGTCTTTGAACTGAGTGGTCAGCAGTCGCGCACCCACATTGAGAATTCGGCTCCCTTCGCTTTGTTTGAGGACAACAACGGGGATTTTAAGAACTGGACCCCTGAACCGGGCAGCTATACGCTGATTGCTACGCCCTACTCGGGGCCCAACGGCACGGGCACGGCCGGTGCCACCTACAAGGTCAGCTTTACCGTGATCGACCTGATTTCAATTAAGGACTTTTCCTTAGTTGAGGCATTGTGGGGGAGTACCCTTAGAACTATGTCAGACGGTTCGGTTCTGGATCTGGCCAGCACTTCGTATCCTATTTATAACATCCGGGCCAATACCATTCCGAATGCCGGAGTTAGTTCGATCGGATCGGTGGTCTTTCAGTTAAGCGGTGCCCAGACACTGACCCAGATCGAGAATGAAGCGCCGTATGCGCTCTTCAAGGATGATGATGGTGACTACCGCCCCTGGACACCCAAGGTGGGCTCCTATACCTTGACAGCGACGCCCTACTCAGGTCCAAACGGCACGGGGAAAGCGCACGTTTCAAAAACCATCAACTTTCAAGTCATTCGCTCATCCCCTGCCGCCCGGCAGGCCGCCGACGCGGAGTCAGAATCCGGCTCGGTCCGGATATTCCCCAACCCGTTTACTGACTCGTTCACCATTGAACCCACAGGAGTTCGGTCCGGCCCACAGGCGGTGGAATTATATGATCTGCTGGGCCGCCGGGTGTGGCAGGGCGTGACAACGGGCGATAAGCAGGTGGTGCCCGTAGGAAGCCAGCTATCGACCGGTACCTATGTGCTTCGGGTTGGCGGGGGTGAAAAGGCCGAAACCATCAAGGTAGTTAAAGCTCCTTAA